In a single window of the Betaproteobacteria bacterium genome:
- a CDS encoding peroxiredoxin, translating to MTIKVGDKLPAGTLSEFIEDETPGCTIGPNAFKVEELVRGKRIAILGLPGAFTPTCSAKHLPGFLKMADEFRNKKVDEIWCLSVNDAFVMGAWGKDQGTKGKVRMMADGSGHYSKALGLEFDLTQRGMGVRSQRYSMLVVDGVVKAFNLDQPGKFEVSDAETLLKQAEKVTQFIP from the coding sequence ATGACCATCAAGGTAGGCGACAAACTTCCCGCCGGCACGCTGTCGGAATTCATCGAAGACGAAACGCCGGGTTGCACCATCGGCCCGAATGCGTTCAAGGTCGAAGAGCTGGTGCGCGGCAAACGCATCGCGATACTGGGGCTGCCCGGGGCATTTACGCCCACCTGTTCGGCCAAGCATCTTCCCGGCTTCCTCAAGATGGCCGACGAATTCCGCAACAAGAAGGTGGATGAGATCTGGTGCCTGTCGGTCAACGACGCGTTCGTGATGGGTGCGTGGGGCAAGGACCAGGGCACCAAGGGCAAAGTGCGCATGATGGCCGACGGCAGCGGACACTATTCCAAGGCGCTCGGCCTGGAATTCGACCTCACCCAGCGTGGCATGGGCGTGCGCTCGCAGCGCTATTCGATGCTGGTGGTCGACGGCGTGGTCAAGGCGTTCAACCTTGATCAGCCGGGCAAGTTCGAAGTCAGCGATGCCGAAACGCTGCTGAAGCAGGCTGAGAAGGTGACGCAGTTCATTCCGTAA
- a CDS encoding glutathione S-transferase family protein, with protein sequence MTSQYPIILHHFEKSPFSEKVRLVFGLKNIAWTSVLIPRIMPRPDLMPMTGGYRRTPTLQIGADIYCDTQIIIRELERRFPRPTLFPDANAGLPWSLGMWTDRSFFQNTVNLVFGSLADQVPKEFREDREQLRGQKFDVDAMKAAIPQMRDQLRAHVDWIEAQLGDGRAWLLGKQPSLGDVNAYMNIWYVRGNLTDAANLFERFPKMLAWEQRVKAIGHGSRERELTSAEALEIARNATPQTPMAEDNGDLNGRKPGDRVQVIPDDYGKISVEGTIVSLSAQHIAIRRKDERAGEVVVHFPRAGFLVVPAG encoded by the coding sequence ATGACCAGCCAGTATCCGATCATCCTGCACCACTTCGAAAAATCGCCGTTTTCGGAAAAGGTCCGCCTCGTCTTCGGCCTGAAGAACATAGCCTGGACCTCGGTGCTGATTCCGCGGATCATGCCGCGCCCCGACCTGATGCCGATGACGGGCGGATACCGGCGCACGCCCACGCTGCAGATCGGCGCGGATATCTATTGCGACACCCAGATAATCATCCGCGAACTTGAGCGGCGTTTCCCCCGGCCGACTCTGTTTCCGGACGCAAACGCCGGCCTCCCCTGGAGCCTCGGCATGTGGACCGATCGATCCTTCTTTCAGAACACCGTGAATCTGGTGTTCGGCTCGCTTGCCGACCAGGTGCCGAAGGAGTTTCGCGAGGATCGCGAGCAGTTGCGCGGGCAGAAATTCGACGTCGACGCCATGAAAGCCGCGATCCCGCAGATGCGCGACCAGTTGCGTGCACACGTGGACTGGATCGAGGCCCAGCTCGGTGACGGTCGTGCCTGGCTGCTGGGAAAACAGCCGAGCCTGGGTGACGTCAACGCCTACATGAACATCTGGTATGTGCGCGGCAATCTGACCGACGCAGCAAATTTATTCGAGCGCTTCCCGAAAATGCTGGCATGGGAGCAACGCGTAAAAGCAATCGGCCATGGCTCGCGCGAACGCGAATTGACATCCGCCGAGGCGCTGGAGATCGCACGCAATGCCACGCCGCAAACCCCCATGGCGGAAGATAATGGAGATCTGAACGGACGCAAACCTGGCGATCGCGTGCAAGTCATCCCGGACGATTACGGCAAGATTTCGGTCGAGGGGACGATCGTGTCGCTGTCGGCGCAACATATCGCCATCCGGCGCAAGGACGAACGCGCCGGCGAAGTCGTGGTGCATTTTCCCCGCGCGGGATTCCTTGTCGTACCCGCGGGATAA
- a CDS encoding alpha/beta hydrolase: MYLTVDDRKTYAYTANRAFDASKPTVVFIHGAANDHSVWSLQSRYYAYHGWNALAVDLPGHGKSAGTALATIGDLAGWIAHLLDAVGAKHVTLVGHSMGSLVALETAARHPERIKRIAMIGSAVPIQVSEALLNTSKANDHAAYEMINVFAHSNTAQLGGNRVPGMWMMGSAMRLMERSGDGVLHADFSACNHYAAGLEAARKLKCPVLMILGKRDLMTPMKVARDVISKLPDVKVVALDGAGHSLMAEKPDEVLDSLISFLA; the protein is encoded by the coding sequence ATGTACCTGACGGTCGACGACAGGAAAACTTACGCCTACACCGCCAACCGCGCGTTCGACGCCAGCAAACCGACGGTAGTCTTCATCCACGGTGCGGCCAACGATCACAGTGTCTGGTCGCTGCAAAGCCGCTATTACGCGTATCACGGCTGGAATGCGCTTGCGGTCGATCTGCCCGGTCACGGCAAGTCGGCGGGCACCGCCCTCGCCACCATAGGCGACCTTGCCGGATGGATCGCTCATTTGCTGGATGCGGTCGGAGCGAAGCACGTTACGCTGGTCGGCCACAGCATGGGATCGCTCGTCGCATTGGAGACCGCGGCCCGCCATCCCGAACGGATCAAGAGAATTGCCATGATCGGAAGCGCCGTGCCCATACAGGTTTCGGAAGCACTGTTGAACACGTCGAAGGCCAACGATCATGCGGCTTACGAGATGATCAATGTATTCGCTCACAGCAATACAGCGCAGTTGGGAGGTAACCGCGTGCCCGGCATGTGGATGATGGGATCGGCGATGCGGTTGATGGAACGCTCCGGCGACGGGGTACTGCATGCCGATTTCAGCGCCTGCAACCACTATGCGGCAGGACTGGAGGCGGCCCGGAAACTGAAATGCCCCGTGTTGATGATCCTCGGCAAGCGGGACCTGATGACGCCGATGAAAGTTGCCAGGGACGTGATCTCGAAACTGCCGGACGTCAAAGTCGTTGCGCTGGACGGAGCCGGACATTCGCTGATGGCGGAAAAGCCCGACGAGGTTCTGGACAGTCTCATTTCATTTCTTGCTTGA
- a CDS encoding cupin domain-containing protein produces MALAFAVGVAVGQNTPPTENKGVKVSPPTALDLANEIDSVAGRQLRMRVVTLEPGGVVAMHSHNGRPAVAYALQGTLTEHLENGDVRDHREGEAWTEDRNTTHWAENKSDKAVMVIAVDVFKP; encoded by the coding sequence ATGGCGCTGGCTTTCGCAGTCGGCGTCGCGGTCGGCCAGAACACGCCGCCCACCGAGAACAAGGGCGTGAAAGTCAGCCCGCCGACGGCTCTCGACCTCGCCAACGAGATCGACAGCGTAGCCGGCCGGCAACTGCGTATGCGGGTTGTCACGCTCGAACCGGGCGGCGTGGTCGCCATGCACAGCCACAATGGCCGCCCGGCCGTGGCCTATGCCCTGCAAGGCACACTGACCGAGCATCTCGAAAACGGCGATGTGCGCGACCATCGCGAAGGCGAGGCATGGACAGAAGACAGGAACACCACCCACTGGGCCGAAAACAAGAGCGACAAAGCGGTGATGGTGATCGCCGTCGACGTCTTCAAGCCGTGA
- a CDS encoding transglutaminase family protein, translated as MRVSIDNELSYSILQPSDFVFNIEAARNQYQQIIEETLSFDPPLPFEQFTDPLLENRFVRIRANPGPLKVSYRATVGLDYMAGDPAVIQESPIAMLPMETIPFIFPSRYCQSDLLMRMAQREFGNLPPGYARVEAICRWIREHIQYQIGSSNPNTSAADVLVQRAGVCRDFAHLAIAFCRALNIPARFIASYANFPDPPPDFHALFEAFLGGRWYLFDPTELAPRNQVTRIGTGRDATDVAFATIFGMAQMTQMSPKVKILEESVEDAAAAIATS; from the coding sequence ATCCGCGTCAGCATCGATAACGAACTGAGCTACAGCATTCTCCAACCCAGCGATTTCGTCTTCAACATCGAGGCGGCGAGAAATCAGTATCAGCAGATCATTGAAGAAACGCTGTCGTTCGATCCGCCGCTGCCCTTCGAGCAATTTACCGATCCGTTGCTGGAAAACCGCTTCGTGCGCATCCGCGCGAATCCGGGACCACTGAAAGTTTCGTATCGCGCGACAGTCGGGCTGGACTACATGGCGGGCGATCCCGCGGTCATCCAGGAGTCGCCCATTGCCATGCTGCCGATGGAAACCATTCCCTTCATCTTTCCGAGCCGTTATTGCCAGTCGGATCTGCTGATGCGCATGGCGCAACGCGAATTCGGCAACCTTCCACCGGGCTACGCCAGAGTCGAAGCCATCTGCCGGTGGATACGCGAGCACATCCAGTACCAGATCGGCAGTTCGAATCCCAATACTTCGGCCGCGGACGTCCTGGTCCAGCGCGCCGGGGTCTGCCGGGATTTCGCGCATCTCGCCATCGCCTTCTGCCGGGCGCTTAATATTCCGGCGAGATTCATCGCAAGCTACGCCAATTTTCCGGATCCGCCGCCCGATTTCCACGCGTTGTTCGAGGCTTTCCTCGGCGGGCGCTGGTATCTGTTCGATCCGACCGAGCTGGCGCCGCGCAACCAGGTGACGCGCATCGGCACCGGCCGCGACGCGACGGATGTGGCCTTCGCCACGATTTTCGGCATGGCGCAGATGACGCAGATGAGCCCGAAAGTCAAAATCCTCGAAGAAAGCGTCGAGGATGCGGCCGCCGCGATCGCGACGAGCTGA
- the argC gene encoding N-acetyl-gamma-glutamyl-phosphate reductase, which yields MMHKVFVDGQEGTTGLQIRDRLLGHGGVTLIEIDPGKRKDTSERRRLLNEADIAFLCLPDAAAKESAALVTSGRARLIDASTAHRTDPSWTYGLPELNKAQRAKILSARRVANVGCHAAGFILLMHPLVAAGVVPKDYPVTCHSLTGYSGGGKKMIAAYEEPGRPRFPIGAPRHYALGMSHKHLPEMQKYGGLDFAPAFNPIVGDFYKGMTVTVPLARRLLAKKVLLKDVHDLLAGYYAGERFVQVMPFDSDANLDDGFFDPLGSNDTNRNDIFVFGNDENVVLVSRLDNLGKGASGNAVQNMNLMLGLDEGTALAG from the coding sequence GTGATGCACAAGGTTTTTGTCGATGGACAGGAAGGCACGACGGGACTCCAGATCCGTGACCGGCTGCTCGGCCACGGCGGTGTCACGTTGATCGAGATCGACCCCGGCAAGCGCAAGGACACCTCGGAACGCCGGCGGCTCTTGAACGAAGCCGACATTGCTTTCCTGTGCCTGCCCGACGCCGCGGCAAAGGAGTCCGCCGCGCTGGTGACGAGCGGCCGCGCGCGGCTGATCGACGCGAGCACCGCGCATCGTACCGACCCTTCGTGGACCTACGGCCTGCCGGAATTGAACAAGGCGCAGCGCGCGAAGATCCTCAGTGCCAGGCGCGTGGCCAATGTCGGCTGCCATGCCGCCGGTTTCATCCTGCTCATGCACCCGCTGGTCGCGGCCGGGGTGGTGCCGAAGGACTATCCGGTGACCTGCCATTCGCTCACGGGTTACAGCGGCGGCGGCAAGAAAATGATCGCCGCGTACGAGGAACCGGGACGCCCGCGCTTTCCGATCGGCGCGCCACGCCATTACGCGCTGGGCATGAGCCACAAGCACCTTCCCGAGATGCAGAAATACGGCGGACTCGACTTCGCTCCCGCGTTCAACCCGATCGTGGGCGACTTCTACAAGGGCATGACGGTAACGGTTCCGCTTGCGCGCCGGCTGCTCGCGAAGAAGGTGTTGTTGAAGGACGTGCACGACCTGCTGGCCGGGTACTACGCCGGCGAGCGCTTCGTGCAGGTCATGCCCTTCGATAGCGACGCCAACCTGGACGACGGCTTTTTCGATCCGCTCGGATCGAACGACACCAACCGCAACGACATCTTCGTTTTCGGCAACGACGAGAACGTGGTGCTGGTGTCGCGGCTCGACAATCTCGGCAAAGGCGCTTCCGGCAACGCGGTGCAAAACATGAACCTGATGCTGGGATTGGACGAGGGGACGGCGCTTGCCGGCTAG